From the genome of Psychrilyobacter atlanticus DSM 19335, one region includes:
- a CDS encoding outer membrane beta-barrel protein yields the protein MKKLYVLMFFIYSIVSLAEDTDKIEFRVGGNLAGKYKEVNTTNFKNDSEPQGIGYEFIVELVHEPIPNLITGLGTGYQREGEIRIEGKNYKIIDTIPIYATVKYRFNETGIYKPYIKLNLGASIPYTRSDLDRSGVKAETGFYYSLGGGIEYENMIIDLSYQYNGNKLDGDYDGKVEFSRLTLGIGYRLDI from the coding sequence ATGAAGAAATTATACGTATTGATGTTTTTTATATATTCTATTGTGAGTCTGGCAGAGGATACAGATAAGATAGAATTTAGGGTAGGGGGAAATTTAGCAGGAAAATACAAGGAGGTTAATACGACCAATTTTAAGAACGATAGCGAGCCTCAGGGAATAGGATATGAATTTATTGTAGAATTAGTTCATGAGCCTATCCCGAATTTGATAACTGGTTTAGGAACAGGGTATCAAAGGGAGGGTGAAATAAGGATAGAGGGGAAAAATTACAAAATAATCGATACTATACCTATCTATGCAACTGTAAAATATAGGTTTAATGAAACGGGAATATATAAGCCGTATATAAAATTAAATTTAGGTGCATCTATTCCTTATACCAGGTCGGACTTAGACAGGAGTGGTGTTAAAGCAGAAACAGGATTCTATTATTCTCTGGGAGGAGGAATAGAATATGAAAATATGATAATTGATCTCAGTTATCAGTATAATGGAAATAAATTGGATGGGGATTATGATGGTAAGGTAGAATTTTCTAGATTAACATTGGGTATAGGGTACAGGCTGGATATATAG
- the brnQ gene encoding branched-chain amino acid transport system II carrier protein, with translation MKKNKLDWLVIGLALFSMFFGAGNLIFPPSIGLAMGENWLVSAMGFAFTGIGLPVLGVLTMNKVGSFENFAGKVSKPFFTMYSLLLMASVVFTNTPRTAATAYELGLLPNLGSFHISPIIISIVFFAVTLYMSLNPSRAIDQVGKFLTPTIVTIVLSMIVLGITNKVAAPGASHVQVNSFGFGFSQGYQTMDGIMAGLFSMVILANLTARGYTSKNERASLIKRASIVTGTGLSIIYLGLFYLGATGNQYFPADISRPELVSNFVNIFLGQYGNLIFGICVIAACLSTAVALTMVVSEFFSKTYNMDYKKVAVVSCVLSAFMANFGVDKIVVIASPILGILYPITIVLIFLGILGINSIAIRRSCVGVSGILAVLQIVVDNTEIGAIESIYRAIPLSSQGFVWVVPTVAAGLLTYILMKDARELARA, from the coding sequence ATGAAAAAAAATAAATTAGATTGGTTAGTTATAGGGTTAGCATTATTTTCAATGTTTTTTGGAGCAGGAAATTTAATATTTCCTCCAAGTATAGGATTAGCAATGGGTGAAAATTGGTTAGTTTCAGCAATGGGATTTGCATTTACCGGGATAGGACTTCCTGTATTAGGAGTACTGACAATGAACAAGGTTGGAAGCTTTGAAAACTTTGCAGGGAAGGTATCGAAACCATTTTTTACAATGTATTCACTACTTTTAATGGCGTCTGTTGTATTCACAAATACTCCAAGAACAGCAGCTACAGCGTATGAATTAGGACTATTACCAAATCTTGGAAGTTTTCATATAAGCCCAATAATAATATCAATAGTGTTCTTTGCAGTAACTCTGTACATGTCATTGAATCCTTCTAGAGCGATAGATCAAGTAGGGAAGTTTCTAACTCCTACAATAGTAACGATTGTATTATCTATGATCGTTCTTGGTATAACTAATAAGGTTGCTGCTCCAGGAGCTTCCCATGTTCAGGTAAATTCATTTGGATTTGGATTTTCTCAAGGGTATCAAACAATGGATGGTATCATGGCAGGATTATTCAGTATGGTTATATTAGCTAACTTAACTGCAAGGGGATATACATCTAAAAATGAAAGAGCATCCCTTATAAAAAGAGCAAGTATAGTAACAGGTACAGGACTTTCTATAATATATCTTGGACTATTTTATTTAGGTGCGACAGGAAATCAATATTTCCCAGCTGATATTTCTAGACCAGAACTAGTATCTAATTTTGTAAATATATTTTTAGGACAGTATGGAAACTTAATATTTGGAATATGTGTAATAGCAGCATGCCTTTCAACAGCAGTAGCACTAACTATGGTTGTATCGGAGTTTTTCTCAAAGACTTATAATATGGATTATAAAAAAGTAGCTGTAGTTTCTTGTGTACTATCAGCATTTATGGCTAACTTTGGAGTGGATAAGATAGTTGTGATAGCATCTCCAATCTTAGGAATACTATATCCAATAACAATAGTTTTAATATTCTTAGGGATATTAGGAATTAATTCTATAGCAATCAGACGTAGTTGTGTAGGAGTATCTGGAATCTTAGCTGTTTTACAAATAGTAGTAGACAATACAGAGATCGGAGCAATAGAAAGTATCTATAGAGCTATTCCGTTATCTAGCCAAGGATTTGTGTGGGTAGTACCGACAGTAGCAGCAGGGCTTCTAACATATATATTGATGAAAGATGCTAGAGAACTTGCAAGAGCATAA
- a CDS encoding proline--tRNA ligase, protein MRFSKMYAKTLKETPKDAEVVSHQLMLRSGMIKKLASGIYTYLPLGYRALQKVEKITREEMDRAGSQELFMPVLQPAELWKETGRWDAMGPEMMRLQDRHGRDFILGPTHEEVITDIIRNDISSYKSLPLSLYQIQTKFRDERRPRFGLMRGREFLMKDAYSFHATDESLDEEFENMKAAYTRVFERCGLKFRSVEADSGAIGGSGSQEFHVLAESGEDEIIFCNTCDYAANLEKAESVVKEEITETKEELAEVELRDTPNVAKIDDVCEYFGIPASKTVKAITYMDTLSLKAYMVLQRGDYEINEVKLKNLLNETDLVMLSEADLIAYNLVKGYMGPYNIELGDMTLVADESVTKIINHTAGGNQVDTHYMNVNYGRDYTAHIVGDVRSVKAGEGCPRCSEGELESARGIEAGHVFKLGKKYSESMGATFLDENGKTKTMTMGCYGIGVSRTLAAAIEQNNDENGIIWPMSIAPYLVDVIPANIKDADQLGLAEKLYAELTDKNIDTVIDDRKERPGFKFKDADLIGFPIKLIVGRGAKDGLVEVKVRKTNEAFEVKAEEVISFIEEIIAKG, encoded by the coding sequence ATGAGATTCAGTAAGATGTATGCAAAGACATTAAAAGAAACACCAAAAGATGCTGAGGTAGTAAGTCATCAATTGATGTTAAGATCAGGAATGATAAAAAAATTAGCGAGTGGGATTTACACATACCTTCCTTTAGGCTATAGAGCATTACAAAAGGTAGAAAAAATAACTAGAGAAGAGATGGATAGAGCAGGTTCTCAAGAATTGTTTATGCCAGTATTACAACCAGCAGAATTATGGAAAGAAACTGGAAGATGGGATGCAATGGGACCAGAAATGATGAGACTTCAAGATAGACATGGAAGAGACTTTATATTAGGACCTACTCATGAAGAGGTAATCACAGATATAATTAGAAATGATATATCATCGTACAAATCTTTACCCCTTAGTCTTTACCAAATTCAAACTAAATTTAGAGATGAAAGAAGACCTAGATTCGGACTTATGAGAGGAAGAGAGTTCTTAATGAAGGATGCTTACTCATTTCATGCAACTGATGAATCTTTAGACGAAGAATTTGAAAATATGAAGGCTGCTTACACTAGAGTTTTTGAAAGATGTGGGCTTAAATTTAGATCTGTAGAAGCAGATTCAGGAGCTATCGGAGGAAGCGGATCACAAGAATTTCATGTATTAGCTGAATCTGGTGAAGATGAAATAATCTTCTGTAATACTTGTGATTATGCAGCTAACCTTGAGAAAGCAGAGAGTGTTGTTAAAGAAGAAATAACAGAAACTAAAGAAGAACTAGCAGAAGTAGAATTAAGAGATACTCCTAATGTTGCTAAGATAGACGACGTTTGTGAATATTTTGGAATTCCTGCTTCTAAGACTGTAAAAGCTATAACTTATATGGATACTTTATCATTAAAAGCATACATGGTCTTACAAAGAGGAGACTATGAGATAAACGAGGTTAAACTTAAGAACTTATTAAATGAAACTGATCTAGTTATGTTAAGTGAAGCAGATTTAATTGCCTATAACTTGGTAAAAGGTTATATGGGACCATATAACATTGAATTAGGTGATATGACACTTGTTGCTGATGAGAGTGTAACTAAGATCATAAACCATACTGCCGGTGGAAACCAAGTGGATACACACTATATGAACGTAAACTATGGTAGAGACTATACAGCTCATATTGTAGGAGACGTTAGAAGCGTAAAAGCTGGAGAAGGATGTCCTAGATGTAGCGAGGGAGAATTGGAAAGTGCCAGAGGAATAGAAGCTGGTCATGTATTCAAACTTGGAAAGAAATATTCTGAAAGTATGGGAGCTACATTTTTAGATGAAAATGGAAAGACAAAAACAATGACTATGGGATGTTATGGTATCGGAGTTTCTAGAACTCTAGCTGCTGCAATAGAACAAAATAACGATGAAAATGGAATTATCTGGCCTATGTCAATAGCTCCTTACTTAGTAGATGTAATTCCTGCAAACATAAAAGATGCAGATCAATTAGGATTAGCAGAAAAATTATATGCTGAATTAACTGATAAGAATATCGATACTGTAATCGATGACAGAAAAGAAAGACCAGGATTTAAATTTAAAGATGCAGACTTAATCGGATTCCCTATTAAATTAATAGTTGGAAGAGGAGCTAAGGATGGATTAGTAGAAGTTAAGGTTAGAAAAACTAATGAAGCTTTTGAAGTAAAAGCAGAAGAAGTAATTTCATTTATTGAAGAAATAATAGCTAAAGGTTAA
- a CDS encoding DUF4344 domain-containing metallopeptidase, whose protein sequence is MKKILILFMLNIVIIFGGVQVNYSPPTGKKEKEVKEWMIKNRVIEDLVDTVNQEIKIEEELQVVVEVADKDSVYYSPEDRKIVISYDFIMEIRERFKDEYKKEWEIYAKDAIEHTFYHELGHALVDLLDIPVLGKEEDAVDDFGIIMLILTLEDGEERAISAAELFFMEGLEVEEFTSEDLMDEHSLDDQRGYRSLNLVYGSNPEKYENIAEDLKMDEDMRLMAQEMFERQTINWLRLLKPYLKDGILLNTYKEFQ, encoded by the coding sequence ATGAAAAAGATATTAATATTATTTATGTTAAATATTGTGATTATTTTTGGTGGAGTTCAGGTTAATTATTCCCCTCCAACTGGAAAGAAGGAGAAAGAAGTAAAGGAATGGATGATAAAAAATAGAGTTATCGAAGATCTAGTAGATACTGTAAACCAAGAGATAAAGATAGAGGAAGAACTACAGGTAGTGGTAGAAGTAGCTGATAAAGACTCTGTCTATTATAGTCCTGAAGACCGTAAGATAGTCATAAGTTATGATTTTATAATGGAAATCAGGGAAAGGTTTAAAGATGAATATAAGAAGGAATGGGAAATCTATGCAAAGGATGCCATAGAACATACTTTTTATCATGAATTAGGTCATGCCCTGGTGGATCTTTTAGATATACCTGTTCTGGGAAAAGAGGAAGATGCTGTAGATGACTTTGGAATAATTATGCTTATCTTGACATTGGAAGATGGAGAAGAACGAGCTATCTCAGCAGCAGAACTTTTCTTTATGGAGGGGTTGGAAGTAGAAGAATTTACTTCTGAAGATTTAATGGACGAGCACAGTCTGGATGACCAGAGAGGGTATAGAAGTCTTAATCTGGTATATGGAAGCAATCCTGAAAAATATGAGAATATAGCAGAAGACCTGAAGATGGATGAAGACATGCGACTTATGGCTCAGGAGATGTTTGAAAGACAGACTATCAATTGGTTGAGGCTTTTAAAACCCTATTTAAAAGATGGTATTCTTTTAAATACATATAAAGAATTTCAATAA
- a CDS encoding glutathione ABC transporter substrate-binding protein, whose amino-acid sequence MKKLIFIMLSLLLLACGKKEVAEKTRDTLVIADSANPKSLDPHMGNDGSSLRINKQIYSRLVESTGDMKIIPGLAESWEQINPKTVEFKLRKGVKFHNGEDFTAEDVKYSFERMQTSPRIAFILPPLEEIKVIDDYTVQIITKTPFGPLFAHLSHPALAIVNKKAIEKYGKDYGQHPVGTGPYKFESWDAGDKVTLVRNDEYFLTPPKFKHLVVRNIVEASNRTIGLETKELDIALSIGAVDIENIKNNNNLKLLEKPSISYSYIGFNNDKEVFKNKDLRLAINYAIDKQSIVDVVLDGAGKVATSPLAPGVFGFTDKTKAYEYNPEKAREHLIKAGYKDGLTLTLTIYEGNSNSDVATIVQAQLKEIGIDLIIQSYETGAFFTYTAEGKHEMFLGSWGCVTGDADYGLYAVYHSTAKGAAGNRSFYSNPKVDKLLEEGKVSIDPEKRKEIYEKAQEIIVDDAAEVMLYNRILSVGTQRDIQGLNLHPVTLHDFYPVSIEE is encoded by the coding sequence ATGAAAAAGTTAATATTTATAATGTTGTCACTGCTGCTTTTAGCATGTGGAAAAAAAGAGGTAGCAGAGAAAACGAGAGATACATTAGTGATTGCAGATTCAGCTAATCCAAAATCATTGGACCCACACATGGGAAATGATGGAAGTTCTCTGAGGATAAATAAGCAAATTTATTCAAGGTTGGTAGAATCAACTGGAGATATGAAAATTATTCCTGGATTAGCAGAAAGCTGGGAACAGATTAATCCAAAAACTGTAGAATTTAAGTTGAGAAAGGGAGTTAAATTTCATAATGGAGAAGATTTTACAGCAGAGGATGTAAAGTATTCTTTTGAAAGGATGCAGACTTCACCAAGGATAGCCTTTATCTTACCGCCATTGGAGGAGATTAAGGTTATAGATGATTATACTGTACAGATAATTACAAAAACACCATTCGGTCCATTATTTGCCCACCTGTCCCACCCGGCTTTGGCTATTGTAAATAAAAAAGCCATAGAAAAGTATGGAAAAGATTATGGACAACATCCAGTTGGAACAGGGCCTTATAAATTTGAATCTTGGGATGCAGGGGATAAAGTCACTTTGGTTAGAAATGATGAATACTTTTTGACTCCTCCAAAATTTAAGCATCTTGTGGTAAGAAATATTGTAGAAGCTTCCAACAGGACCATTGGTCTGGAGACGAAAGAATTAGATATTGCTCTTTCCATTGGTGCCGTTGATATTGAAAATATAAAAAATAACAATAATTTAAAATTATTAGAAAAACCATCTATCTCATATTCATATATTGGTTTTAATAATGATAAAGAGGTCTTTAAAAATAAAGATTTAAGATTGGCTATAAACTATGCCATAGACAAACAAAGTATAGTGGACGTTGTACTAGATGGAGCAGGAAAAGTAGCGACCTCTCCACTTGCACCAGGTGTCTTTGGATTTACAGATAAAACAAAGGCATATGAGTATAATCCAGAAAAGGCGAGAGAACACTTGATTAAAGCCGGATATAAAGATGGTTTGACATTAACATTGACCATATATGAAGGGAATTCAAACAGTGATGTAGCTACTATTGTACAGGCTCAGCTAAAGGAGATCGGTATAGATCTGATTATCCAATCTTATGAAACAGGAGCGTTTTTTACATACACAGCTGAAGGAAAACATGAGATGTTTTTAGGGTCTTGGGGTTGTGTAACTGGTGATGCAGACTATGGATTATATGCAGTTTATCACTCTACGGCAAAGGGTGCAGCAGGAAACAGAAGTTTTTATAGCAATCCAAAGGTAGATAAATTATTGGAGGAAGGAAAAGTTTCTATAGATCCTGAAAAAAGAAAGGAAATATATGAAAAGGCTCAAGAGATTATCGTAGATGATGCTGCCGAAGTTATGTTGTATAACAGAATTTTAAGTGTCGGAACTCAAAGAGATATTCAGGGGTTAAATTTACATCCAGTGACGCTGCATGATTTCTATCCAGTTTCCATAGAGGAATAA
- a CDS encoding metallophosphoesterase family protein, translated as MNIVKLDMEDYDKVWIISDIHGYHNVFLKLLDKIKLTEKDLLIINGDSCDRGPSSLKMYDTIEELVKSGLNIIHTFGNHEDLMVNAIEKGELFAWYRNGGRQTVDSYKKKYDILNKHLKYIKNMPIAVDLGKYFVVHGGINPEKSIEDQIPYEMTWIRGDFIDHPLLKTDKIVVYGHTPNLDGKIHFVSDQKISIDCGSYDTGVVGAIELKSMEIIYESTDRLNIYLNQHFKKR; from the coding sequence ATGAATATAGTGAAGTTAGATATGGAAGATTATGACAAGGTATGGATTATAAGTGACATCCATGGATATCATAATGTATTTTTAAAATTATTGGATAAGATAAAATTGACTGAAAAGGATCTGTTGATTATAAATGGTGATTCCTGCGACCGTGGGCCTTCTAGTTTAAAGATGTATGACACAATAGAAGAATTGGTTAAGAGTGGATTAAATATAATCCATACCTTTGGTAACCACGAAGATCTCATGGTCAATGCCATTGAAAAGGGTGAATTATTTGCCTGGTATAGGAATGGAGGGAGACAGACAGTTGATTCCTATAAGAAAAAATATGATATTTTGAATAAACATTTAAAGTATATAAAAAATATGCCCATAGCAGTTGATTTGGGTAAATATTTCGTAGTTCATGGAGGAATAAATCCGGAAAAAAGCATAGAGGATCAGATCCCCTATGAGATGACATGGATAAGAGGAGACTTTATAGACCACCCCCTTTTAAAAACTGACAAAATCGTAGTCTATGGACACACTCCTAACTTAGATGGAAAGATTCACTTTGTGAGTGATCAAAAAATATCTATAGATTGTGGAAGTTACGACACTGGAGTTGTAGGAGCTATTGAGCTAAAAAGTATGGAGATTATATATGAAAGTACAGACCGGTTAAATATATATTTGAATCAGCATTTTAAAAAAAGATAA